A segment of the Leptolyngbya sp. CCY15150 genome:
GTTACCGGTCTTGGGCTACGCGATGCTGGGTCTGATCGATCAACGAGATCAACGAGGGCTAACCATGTTAGGTAAAACGGAACTACTGGATGCGATCGCAGGTAAAAATCGCGGCGTGCTGGCAACAGCGGCAGATCAGCAGGCCATTCAGGCAGCGATCGCCCGTTTAGAGGAACGCAACCCCACCCCCGAGCCCCTAGCGGCCCCAGAATTATTGCAGGGCAACTGGCGACTGCTCTACACGACCAGTCAAGATCTGCTGCGGTTTGAGCAAATTCCGCTCTGTCGCCTTGGGCAAATTTATCAATACATTTTGCCAGACCAGCAGCGCATCTATAATATTGCCGAACTGTATGGCTTGCCCTTGCTTAGCGCTGTGGTGAGTGTGGCGGCGGTGTTTCAACCGGTCTCCAAGCAGCGGGTGCAGGTGCAGTTTGATCGCTCCGTGGTGGGATTTGCAGGATTTTTGGGGTACCGATCCCCCGAGGGGTTTATCCAAACCCTGCAGTCGGGGAAACGGTTGGCTGCCTTGGATGTGGCCATTGATACCTCTAATCGAGATGCTTGGTTAGATGTCACCTACTTGGATGGCGATCTGCGCATCGGACGGGGCAATGGCGGCAGCCTGTTTGTCTTAAGCCGAACCTAGGCTACATTTCCCGGACGATGGCCTCGCCGTCTTTGATTTCGCCAATCAACACCACATCGGTGACATTGACGAAGAGCCCGTTTTCCAGCACGCCGGGGATGTTATTAATCGTCACTTCCATCTCCGCTGGATTGGCGATCGCTGCAAAGGTGACATCGAGCACCATGTTGCCCTGGTCGGTAATCACCGGGCCATCCTTCTTCACACCCATACGCAGCTCCACGGTGCCACCCAAGGCTTCTAGCGCACGGGTGACCGGAGCGATCGCCATGGGTAACACTTCCACCGGCAGGGCAAAGGTGGTGCCCAAGGCGGTCACCAGCTTGGAGCTATCCACCACCACAATGAACAGCTCGGCTAAGGAATCCACCACCTTCTCGCGGGTGTGGGCCGCACCACCGCCCTTAATCAAATTCTTTTGGGGATCGACTTCATCGGCCCCGTCGATGGCCACATCAATGCGATCGACTTCATCCAGGGTGGTGAGAGGAATGCCATACTGTTTTGCCAACACCGACGCCTGAAAGGAGGTGGGAATCCCTTTGATGTCTTTCAGGTCACCAGACTTAAGGCGATCGCCCAAGCGCTGAATGGCGTAGGCGGTGGTTGAACCGGTTCCTAAACCCACAATGGCACCCGACTGCACGCGATCGGCGGCCGTGAAGCCAACCTGCTGTTTCATCAGCTTGACGGGATCTGTTCCTGACAACATAACACCTCTCCTATACCTTACGTCTACCTTATCGTTGCTAGCGATCGCCCCCTGGGCACATCTGCCTAGCACTACATAGCATGACGCAAAGTGTTCTCTTGGCCTAGTAGGGGGGCGATCGGATAGCTGGGACTAGGTTCTGTAGGTTGATAGAACCTGAGTTCGATAGCGTTATGAGTCGAGAATTCTATGGATGGGAAGATGGCGTATAGCCTGCCGCACGGCTTCGCTAAAGTGGCAGCGTCATACATCTAAGCCTGATTACACGGTGCGTTAAGGCTTCGCCTAGCCCCCCACGACGTATAGGGTAAGAGTACATCCGTCGAACTCACGTTTGCTAGAGAAGATGTGCATCAAGAGCCGGTGACAAGAGGTCAAAGAAGCACCTAGATTGGCCAAGTAAGTCAAAGACTTGATCAACATCTAGTTCAATACCTGAAGGCTTGAGGCTTCATAACAACAGTTGTTCCGCAGCTATCAAGAGACGGGAACACCATGCTAGTTCTGCTATAATTCACGGCATACACATTTAAGCTCTTTCCCGCATGCCACCGTCCAGTCCATATCAGCCTGCTTTACTGCGAATCCTGCATGGTTCAGTTGCAGTTTTAACTATCCTGGCTTTGATTTCAGGATTTTGGGTCTACAACACTTACGATGGGCGTTGGGGAAGTATTGGCTTACCTAAGCTAGAGAGTATTCAAGGTATTCATGGCACGTTTGGACTGACGTTCTTGTTGATTCTTCCCATCTTTGCTCTCTATAGCTTTCATTTAGGATTTCATCGATTAGGTCAAGAGCAATCGTTCAAGCAAGTACTCCAGTTCAATACACCTTTGGGCTGGATCTCCACTCATCGCCTCGCCAATACATTGATGTTATTAGCCTCTACAGGTGCTGTAGTGACGGGACGTATGATGAA
Coding sequences within it:
- a CDS encoding PAP/fibrillin family protein — translated: MLGKTELLDAIAGKNRGVLATAADQQAIQAAIARLEERNPTPEPLAAPELLQGNWRLLYTTSQDLLRFEQIPLCRLGQIYQYILPDQQRIYNIAELYGLPLLSAVVSVAAVFQPVSKQRVQVQFDRSVVGFAGFLGYRSPEGFIQTLQSGKRLAALDVAIDTSNRDAWLDVTYLDGDLRIGRGNGGSLFVLSRT
- the rpiA gene encoding ribose-5-phosphate isomerase RpiA is translated as MLSGTDPVKLMKQQVGFTAADRVQSGAIVGLGTGSTTAYAIQRLGDRLKSGDLKDIKGIPTSFQASVLAKQYGIPLTTLDEVDRIDVAIDGADEVDPQKNLIKGGGAAHTREKVVDSLAELFIVVVDSSKLVTALGTTFALPVEVLPMAIAPVTRALEALGGTVELRMGVKKDGPVITDQGNMVLDVTFAAIANPAEMEVTINNIPGVLENGLFVNVTDVVLIGEIKDGEAIVREM
- a CDS encoding cytochrome b/b6 domain-containing protein, which translates into the protein MPPSSPYQPALLRILHGSVAVLTILALISGFWVYNTYDGRWGSIGLPKLESIQGIHGTFGLTFLLILPIFALYSFHLGFHRLGQEQSFKQVLQFNTPLGWISTHRLANTLMLLASTGAVVTGRMMKEEWLPAGETYHVWYLAHLISWGVMFLSLALHVLLGAKVGGVPLLLSIVKIKTREQDSPRSWLRGIKAKHSSLALTVTEVIVIGGIIAAFILPVFNL